DNA sequence from the Selenomonas timonae genome:
TCTAATTGCGGACTTCAAGGCGAAGAAGCGCACGCAGATGATCGTGCACCGCTACATCCGCGAGCGTCCGATTCGCGTGCACTATCAGGCAATGTACGATAAGTCGGGCACGTACATCGGCACGGTCGAGTTTGTGACCGACCACGCAGAGCCGCTGGAAAAATTCCGTCGCTAAGAGATAAAACGAAAAGCCTGTCAAGAAAAATACTTGACAGACTTTTCGTTTGCCGCTATAATTCCAACAGTGTTTAGAAACAGGTGATGTGCATGGAGCGACTTTACGAGCTCGCACGGCTGTATGACCTCTATGGAGGACTTCTTACGGGAAAGCAGCGTGAGTGTCTGCGTCTGCACATTGCAGAGGACTTTTCCCTCGCTGAGATCGGCGAGGAGCTGGGTATCACGCGGCAGGCGGCGCATGACAATATTCGCCGCGCAGAGCGTGCGCTCACGGAGATGGAGGAGACACTCGGACTCCTCGCGCGTCAACAGGCGCAGGAGCACGCACTTACTGCGATCTGTGCGGAGCTGCGTGCACTCAGAGAACCGATTGCGTGTGCTGATGTGCGGCGCATCGCGGACGAACTGGAACAATACACATCACAGGATGATACGAAGGAGGTGGGAGAATGATCTTTGAGAATCTGTCCGATCGACTGCAGGGGATCTTCAAGAAGCTGCGTGGACATGGCAAGCTGACCGAGGACGATGTGAGCGATGCCATGCGCGAGGTGCGGATGGCACTCCTCGAAGCAGATGTCAACTTCAAGGTCGTCAAGGACTTCGTCAAACGCGTGAAGGAGCGTGCCGTCGGGCAGGAGGTGCTCGACACACTCACGGCGGCACAGGCGGTCATCAAGATCGTTGACGAGGAACTGACCGCGCTGATGGGCGGGACGGAGAGCCGTCTGAGCATCAGTCCGAACCCGCCGACCGTCATCATGCTCGTCGGCCTCCAAGGTTCGGGTAAGACTACATCGGCAGGCAAACTTGCGCTCATGCTCAAGAAGCAGGGGAAACGCCCGTTGCTCGTCGCGGACGACATCTATCGTCCCGCTGCGATCAAGCAGCTCGAAGTGATCGGTGAAAAGGTCGAAGTGCCCGTGTTCTCGCAGGGGCAGGAGGATGCCGTCGCCATTGCACGCGCCGCGATCGGTCATTCGGCATCGCACGCGAACGATGTCGTCATCATCGACACGGCGGGACGTTTGCAGATCGACGAAACGCTCATGCAGGAGCTGCGCGATATCAAGGCGGCGGTAAAGCCGCACGAGATCCTGCTTGTTGTGGACGCAATGACGGGACAGGAAGCGGTCAACGTCGCGCAGTCTTTTGACGAGTCGCTCGGGCTGGATGGCGTCATCATGACGAAGCTGGACGGCGACGCACGCGGCGGTGCTGCGCTTTCGATCAAGGCAGTCACGGGCTGCCCCGTGAAGTTCGTCGGCATGGGCGAGAAGCTTGAACCGCTTGAGGTGTTCCACCCCGACCGTATGGCCTCGCGCATCCTCGGCATGGGGGACGTGCTCTCCCTCGTGGAGAAGGCACAGGAGAACTTCGACCTCGAAAACGCGAAGAAGATGGAGGCGAAGCTCCGCAAGAACGACTTCACACTCGACGACTTCCTGGATCAGTTGCAGCAGGTGAAGAAGCTCGGATCGCTAAGCAGCATCCTCGGCATGATTCCGGGGATGGGCAATCTCAAGAAGAAGCTCGGCGATCAGGAGTTTGATCTCGACGGCAAGGAGATGCGTCAGCTTGAGGCAATCATCCGTGCGATGACACCGAAGGAGCGTGCGGACATCACGATCATTAACGGCAGCCGCCGCAAGCGCATCGCTGCGGGCAGCGGAACACGCGTGCAGGATGTGAACAAGCTGCTCAAGCAGTTTGGCGAGATGCGCAAGATGATGAAGAAAATGAAGAAGATGAAGGGCAAGGGCGGAATGCCCTCCATGCCGTCACTCGGCGGCATGGGGCTTCCGAAGATGCCATTCTTCAAATAATACACAGTAAATAACACACAACGAAAGGTGGTGAAATTATGGCAGTCAAGATTCGTTTGAACCGCATGGGTGCGAAGAAGAATCCCTTTTATCGCATTGTGGTCGCCGACTCGCGTGCACCGCGTGACGGTCGATTCATCGAAATCCTTGGAAACTACGATCCGTCGAAGCAGCCCGCTGTCGTCAGCATTGACGAGGAGAAGGCAATCGACTGGATGAAGAAGGGCGCACAGCCTACCGACACGGTCAGGAACCTCCTGAGCAAGAACGGTACGATGGCGAAATTCGCCGAGGTAAAGCGTCAGAAGGACTGACAAATACAGTGCGTGCGCGGGGGACTCCACCAACTCGGTGATCTCTCGCGGCGTGCGTATTGCGATGAGGAGAGACGACCGGCGTGAAAGAGATAGTCGAGGTTATCGCAAAATCCTTGGTCGATCATCCGGAAGCTGTCGTCGTTGACGAAACGCAGGATGATCAGGAGATCATATTGAGACTTCGTGTGGCAGAGGATGACATGGGTAAGGTCATCGGCAAGCAGGGGCGCATCGCAAAAGCGCTGCGCAGTGTTGTCAAGGCTGCTGCGACGAAGGAGAATAAGAGGGCAACGGTCGAGATCGGCTAAGCCCCGTGAGGGAGCCTTTCGGCAGTCCCTCGAAACGGCGTGCGTCTCGGACGGTCGCCGTTTTTGCATATTTGTTGCAATAGGAGAAATACAGAGTGGATACAATCACAATGAAGGTGCCTGTCACCGTCAAGGCAAAGCTGACGGAGAAGCTGCGCGCAAAGATGCTCAAGGAGATGGAGGAAGGTCTCAGCCGCGCAGAGCTTGAGGTGCAGCAGCTCGGCATCCAGGAGAAGCGCGTCATGCAGGAGGCGGAGCAGGGCGAGCTGACGCCGCAGGCGATTCAGCACATCAATGCAATTCGGCAGGAGCGTCAGCGCCGCCTCGACTACATCGAGGAGACGACGGCACACCGCGAGGAGCTGCAGAAGTTCGTCGAGGGTGCGGAAATCGTGCAGGGCACGCTTGAGCGTCTGGTTAAGGCGAAGGTCGGCGACGATATGCGCGAACTCATGAACGTCGAGATTCTGGTGGAGGATGACAAGATTGTCGCCATCCGTTCCTGATGCAAGCAATGAGCGCATCGTCATTGGGCGCGTCGGCGCGGCGCACGGGATTCGTGGCGAGCTGCGC
Encoded proteins:
- the ylxM gene encoding YlxM family DNA-binding protein is translated as MERLYELARLYDLYGGLLTGKQRECLRLHIAEDFSLAEIGEELGITRQAAHDNIRRAERALTEMEETLGLLARQQAQEHALTAICAELRALREPIACADVRRIADELEQYTSQDDTKEVGE
- a CDS encoding YlqD family protein — translated: MDTITMKVPVTVKAKLTEKLRAKMLKEMEEGLSRAELEVQQLGIQEKRVMQEAEQGELTPQAIQHINAIRQERQRRLDYIEETTAHREELQKFVEGAEIVQGTLERLVKAKVGDDMRELMNVEILVEDDKIVAIRS
- the ffh gene encoding signal recognition particle protein; protein product: MIFENLSDRLQGIFKKLRGHGKLTEDDVSDAMREVRMALLEADVNFKVVKDFVKRVKERAVGQEVLDTLTAAQAVIKIVDEELTALMGGTESRLSISPNPPTVIMLVGLQGSGKTTSAGKLALMLKKQGKRPLLVADDIYRPAAIKQLEVIGEKVEVPVFSQGQEDAVAIARAAIGHSASHANDVVIIDTAGRLQIDETLMQELRDIKAAVKPHEILLVVDAMTGQEAVNVAQSFDESLGLDGVIMTKLDGDARGGAALSIKAVTGCPVKFVGMGEKLEPLEVFHPDRMASRILGMGDVLSLVEKAQENFDLENAKKMEAKLRKNDFTLDDFLDQLQQVKKLGSLSSILGMIPGMGNLKKKLGDQEFDLDGKEMRQLEAIIRAMTPKERADITIINGSRRKRIAAGSGTRVQDVNKLLKQFGEMRKMMKKMKKMKGKGGMPSMPSLGGMGLPKMPFFK
- the rpsP gene encoding 30S ribosomal protein S16, with protein sequence MAVKIRLNRMGAKKNPFYRIVVADSRAPRDGRFIEILGNYDPSKQPAVVSIDEEKAIDWMKKGAQPTDTVRNLLSKNGTMAKFAEVKRQKD
- a CDS encoding KH domain-containing protein yields the protein MKEIVEVIAKSLVDHPEAVVVDETQDDQEIILRLRVAEDDMGKVIGKQGRIAKALRSVVKAAATKENKRATVEIG